In Trichomycterus rosablanca isolate fTriRos1 chromosome 2, fTriRos1.hap1, whole genome shotgun sequence, the genomic window attttgtttacatgaataattaatccaaaacagaaaacagtaacattcaacagccaggtgtatgtttacattacatttacaatgttgtagcatgtcagacaaatgaaataataataaaaaatgaatgttactgttttcttccatttgtctgacatgctacaacattgtaaatgtaatgtaaacatacacctggctgttgtacagcttatgccaagtttacactacacgacactctgattaacacgtggtcactgtaatgttcacactacacgactgatcggcgatggggagttttacactacaccatccatcaccagggggaatcacaggcaagctacgttttgtcacgaaaacacacgtgagaagtgatgaaaggtttaatgataccacgtccaaacatgcacatcaacaagtagcgagcaatcaaagtttgtgcgctgatgaaataaatgaatctgagtggatttggcaacacgagcagcatggatcgttctgtagtgagttggaggttaataaatattttgttttgtagagaacgatctcgcgtgtgctgatgtattctgatagaaactatattgcgctccaccacctgtttccaacctctcccctgtgtttcccctcgctgtttcacacattgattgagagccgagttttgatcgcagagcgaacaccgagttcctcccgaatccagagccgagcgaaaatcagtgcaaaaagttgtgtagtggtcataacttgagcttctgccatgctaaactgatgtgcaggtcagatctcgttgcatgaaaaaacagtggctggtcacgcgaaattaaagggggtaacaatagtaatagatttccgtgtgcaccgtaaaaaggggcgtatttaaaaaatcgatctcgcatttatatgaatcgatatcggatcgttcaaataaagatcgattaaaatcgaaaaatcgattttataaacccacccctagtgtgtatatatatatatatatatatatatatatatatatatatatatatatatatatatatatatatatatatatgtatatgtatatgtatatatatatatatatatatatatatatctctctcatatttgtattatatgtatataatctctatctggcacttctggttagatgctactgcattccgttggctctgtacttgtttactctgcacaatgacaataaatttgaatctaatctaatatatatatatacacacacacaccaccaccagtacATGATGACAGGTACAtaatatgaatataataatCCACTGTTAAGGCCTACAGCATAGTAAATAACTAAACTTTATAATCATTCATTGTCGAAAAGCAGTAACACAAAACACCTAGTAATCTCTTAACATTAGACTACttgatttaaatgtttcataATATAAACTAAAGATATAACTGGGCCAAAAAAATAAGAgattactaataaaacatttaaacttaTGGTCTAATACAATAGAACAATATGGCCAAGGCTTGACCAGAGTCTTAGTGATGCCACCAGACTGGCCACGTGCacaacaggcacaattggccaaATGTGAGGGTGGGGAGGTCACAGCACCTTGCCACTGCAACAGCAAATTCTACTGTCTGGTCAAAGTGCTGACACAAGCGGCTAAAGAATATGAAGGAAATAGCGTCCTCCATATTTAATACAACTCTCTGTATGAACATGCATGTTACCATACAGAAATTGAAGTATTCTTGCTTGTAATATTATCATGTTTACATTTGCACATGCATTCTTATTTTGGGTTTTGCTGTAGGGTAATTCTCTACACAAGTTTTACAGGTATAACCAGTCACcacttattttaaattttaactgCTTACATAAATGAAACAAGATATTTACCAAAATCTAAATCTAACCATAAAACAGATGTTGCAGTCAAATATACAAACTACAAAGTTAACATTGATTATGCTATTGACACATTACcagttattatattacattgcaCAAAGTTTATCCTAACTTATAGCTGTGTTTCAAAAACAATGCTGTCATTACATGCTCTAAGGCAACCTATTACAACTGGTGAAGTCCTGTATTGTAAAAAACATAAGCAAAactcacaaaaataaaaacatctttaaaCAATGACTAAAACTGTAACGCCAAAAGCCTAATTAAGCAAGACGGCAAAGAAGCTTTCACTGAAAGTTTGGCAGCATCTCAGCAATGCATGGAAATTTCAGTTAGTGATTGTCATTCCCAAAAAATGCATGCCACGTGACACCAGTTGAAGGAGCACAGCCCTAACACTCTACCACCTTTTTATCCAGTAGATAACACAACTTTAATAAAATAGTGTATATGTACATTAAtcctaaaatacaaaaaaacctaATCAGCCGCCTAGCTAACTTACCAAACCTGAATGACCAAGTACCAAGTTGTCACACCTTAGTTACACCTTCCCCTGTCCTGGTCACTAACCTTACACTGACTAGTATCTATTTTATATGCGGCCTTAACAAAAACGTTAAAGGCTGCACATTTCAGATTTCAATTTAACAGCCAATGCTGATCTAAGGTTGTTCTATTAAACATGGGATTCTTTTGTTAACTGCAGTAACGATACACACAGTGAGAGCTGCACCCTAAAACGTATTGgactgtacaaaaagtattTTAATAAGCATGATGTACCAACAATAATGTCGTAAGCCATAGTATTTTAACATAACATACAGCATGATAGTATAGTTGGGGACGCACCCTTAGTTAAACAAAATTACAGGACAGCAAACCATTTCTAATTAATAGTACATTGTTTAAGTaacatttcttatttttaatcAGCTGCAGTATTTACATGTCGaaatatattaatgtaatttagctgctttacagtTAGTTAGTTGACAAAATTTGAAAGTGTCGAGATAACGTTAGCCCACAAAGGTTCAAACCCCTaacataaaaaatgcaaaaataccaAACACAGGTCATATTTACCTCAGTAAACGGGTCCATTTCGCACTTTTTACTTCCCCGGTCACACTAAATAACTTATAAACACCGTCTTTGCGTCTAAACGCATAAAATGAATTCGTGTTTTTCTTCTGCCTCGCACGCCACACTGTCTGCTGCTGTTCAAATTTGAATTTCAGCGCTGCTCCTGTTTGCTCACTCACCAACGGTCACGCACACGTCACCAACAGTCCGGCTCGATCTCAATTTGTTCTTTACACACCTCCTCTACGCCCTTTACTTCTACATTCGTGGTTTAGTTTGTGCAAAATGGTCAACCACCGCTTTGCATTAATTACTGAGTTTTTAAAGACAATTTTCTTTTAGGACATACATAATATTTCTGTAGTAATACAGCCAATCGTTTGatgtttttttagtttaaagAAAATAGGGGAAGTGTTCAACGGCGTTGTTGAAACAGACTCCCAAGGGAGTTACCAAAGGCCAGTTAAAGTTTGAAATGTCTAGGTTTTACTGTATAAACAATACCGTATATCTGTCCTGCCATACAAACCAATGTACAGAACTTTTGTTTACAGGCTATACAGAATACTTTTACTGTTGGCTATGTGAGAAGCAACTGAGACTGTTTCCAAGCAGTGTTCTAGCATAGGAAAATGCTGGCATTTGCACAGGGTTCAGTTTAAGTTTAGCTCAGAGTCTGTCGAGTCTCCTGGTCGCAAGGCTGGAATACATTCTGGACAGGGTAATAGTCCATCCCGGGTATCATACACTAGCACATTCATGCCCAAGTTCATTTAgattagccaatccaccttctttATGTCTGTGAAGGGAATGAGTACCTAAAGGGACAATTTGTACAGTGCATAGTTTGTGAAAGCATTTAAAACTACTGGGACTGCCAAACCCCAGCAGCAGTTCTCAAATCTATTCTCAGGGATCTACCACAGGCTACATTTGATGCTAATCGGGCTTCATTGAGTAATAAAGAACACAGTGAAGTGTATTTACAGATATTCTAgcagctcagtgggtagcactgtcacctaccagcaaaaaggtcctgggttagattcccagaTGAAGTGGTCCAGGgactttctgtatggagtttacatgttcttcacatgtctgcgtgggttttctctgaaAACTCAGATtttctcccacagcccaaagacatttAAGTtgagttaggtgaattggagatacaaaactgatGTCTGTAAAAACTCATGCTAGCCAATCTCCAAAGACCTTGAGAACACGTCCAAGAATATCACCAGGTCCGGCTGCCTTGCTGGTCTTAGCAATCTAAAATGATCTGCGCACTTCAACCACAGAAACAGTGAATGGGTTTGATTCAGCAATCACACGAGCATTTTCCATATACACAAAGTGATTTGCCTCAAACCGGGCATGAAATTGTTCAGCTTATCAGGAAACACAGTGTTGGTGTTTATTGCAAAGCTAGTTTTCATTATAAAGTCATATATGAACTCATATGTTTGATACAGAAAAGCCCAAGacaacaaacataaaaacaaaaacttggCAGAAAAAAACAGTACCAGGACATGATTAATGTCCTTTTTCCAGCTTGAAACAAAGGACAAAATCaaactaaaatgtaattaattagaaATTATACTTATTTGTGCCTACCTAGTCAGTGCACACAGTAATTTCATTAGCCTGTGGTAGCTTTGATGCATAAGTTATATTTCCTGTCCCTGTAATATGCAAAATATGCTCTCAAGTGTAAGAAAACTAGATCTGAGTCAAAAATGGAGACTGGAATGGAAACAatcaggggtgccaatactatTGACCAGCTGTATGTGACTATGATGTAACAGCCAGAAtcacaaaatacagaaaatcAAAACTTAACAATTCAATAAAAAGAGTTaatcatttaaatttatttttatatttatttttttgttttataatttgGGTGTTAATACCATGAAAGTCCACTTTTGTCAGAGCAGAAAAACTGCAGCAGTATTTTCAGCTGAAtttgagtttttattattacttttatgtacttaattaataaatgtaaatgtttgttaagaatttgactttttaatttataattatgatatgatgtattttacATGGCACTTGTTCATTGTCAGTTGGTATACCAGTATCAATGAACGGACTCTCTACATACTTAACTGAacgtgtctgaggaagggaaggCCAGATGGGTAACAGGGTAACTGTCTGGTCGAGGCACTGACACAAATGGTGGATCAATACAGAGAGCATAGCATAATCCTGAATACACGATAGGGTTCTCTGTAATACTTTGGCTGTAAATGATGTAAAGAGGATGATGGCTTTATACATGCCAGACAGGGTGTCAGAGTACAGGGGAACTGGATATAGctcattaataacaaaaaaaatactaGCAGCATTATTTAGCAGCATAGTTTGACATAACAAATGTTTGACTTTTTACCTTCCAAATTTAAAAAGGGATTTTAGAGAAGTATTTCTACATATTACATGCTATACTCAACTTGTAattgatttaattttaatttatatatatttttttattgtaattaatcTGAATCTGACTGGTTGGTAATTAGGATTGGCAGGCATTATGAAATCATTAGGTGTATTTAGTGGTGGTGTTGTAAAGGCATTTTAAATCCAGTAGATGGGGCCAAAGATTTACAACTAATCTGCTGTATAGTTCTCTACTATGAGCTAAAATGGCTGAATGACCCGCTCTACAAACAAACCATTAGCATATTGTAATGTTATTAGAAAAAAGTGCAAATTAGTATacattacataaaaaatatgaaattaCAGGCCCACTCCTTTGTGAACTGTGACTTTGTTGTAGTAAAGGGGTCTTGTGTGAACCTGTGGGCTGCATCACCAGGAGCGTAACTATCTTGGTGAGGGTCAAACAAAAGGTAACTAACAGACACAGACTCCAAAAGACACCcctaaatacatattttacatatattAGGACTTACCTCTGAAGCATACtggaatgtccttgagtggcccagtcaAATTTAAGACTTTAAccccattgaaaatctgtggaaAGACTGAAGATGTCAGTTCATATATTTCTGACAGATTTAATCTGACTGAGTTTATGAAGATTAAGAATGAGATAAACTTcccaaatccagatgtgcaaagATTGTAGAGATGTATCCAAAACTACATGCAGCTGTAAAAAGCTGCCAAAAGGGGCTTCAATTCCCAAAAAGGTCTTtaaaagggtctgaatacttttgcaagtaAGAGATTTTATAtgtagatttttaaataattaatgatataattttaaaatcaaattCACAAAGTGCAAAAGGTCAAAGAGGTTTAATACTTTTATAATCCATTTGAACAGTTAAAATACCTGGGGATCTCTCAGAAGAAACTGGAATCAGAGGCTGGTGATAGAAAAGTTTGGCTTGATCTGGTCAGCCTGCtgtaatttttaaacattttatcaaCTGAAGTATAAACTCACTAAGAACTTTATTAAGTACACTCATGTACATTCATTGAcaatttataagctacacctaccatacaaatgaactttgtgtgtgtacaattactgactgtagtcaatcagTTGCTCTATATATTTTGTCACCCACTGTAGATCATTAATTAATCAAAATAGCCCCTCATAGGACCCTCGCTGATCGGATGATGTCTGTCTTGTGGACCATGGCGGTGGCTTGGTGATGCTCTGGGGCCTCCTCTGGCACTAGAAACATGCAGCGTGTGGAGGGCAAGATGGATTCAATCAAggtctgtctgcagtccagatctgtctcctactgaaaaagtatggtgcagcatgaataggagaatcagacgacagCGAGCACAGACATATGAAAACTGTATCAAGTCTGTATcaaacaaaaagacaaaaattcCACATGCACCTACAACACACTAGTATCCTCACATCCCAATCCATTAAaaagtatattgtatatatattttctacTTTTAGCTGCTCCTGCATctcagcagatcattctggtctgcataacCTATTTGACACCGTTTTTATGCCAGacacccttcctgatgcaactcttacttttatttaggcttgggacaggcactgagtgtactgacaagtgcacctcccattGGCTAAACTGTCCATTGCCTCGAacccagacatagtcaatcaggtttgtttattgtttgttaggattttaacatcatgttttacactttgattacattcatgacacaaacggtagttacttattacacattaattaataagattaatcagttcatcaaacacagtcttggacaaattagtatctccaattaaccttacttgcatgtctttggactgtgggaggaaaccggagcacccggaggaaacccacgcaaacacggggagaacatgcaaacacacaggaaggacccagaccgccccacctggggattgaacccaggaccttcttgctgtgaagctacccacttagccacccagTCAATCAGTTACAGACCTGACGAGCCAACACCATTGGTGACATTCAAACACTGGGTTCTCAGCTGTAGTGGGCTAGCctcttttactgctgtgccaactacatttatatttaaaaagtacaatgAACTTGATTAGTGACAACACtgcaaatcttttctttgtgtttttgtgagtTACATTAAAAtccttgttatttttatttcattttacaaaatggtCCAACTTTGCTGGAAATAATGTTTGTACACGTGTATAAAAATAGATTCAAATAGAATCggttgaatcttgaatcttttCCAATAGTGAGAGACGTGACAGAAACTGCATGGTTTGTCCTCAATATGATGAAGACTAACGATTGTGTTCATATTAAGCAGTTTTAGAACTCTATGTATGTCCTCATTTTCTAGTGTTACTAATAAATGATGAACCATCTACTTTATACCACTAAATTCATTCTTGGAGTCGGATCAGAGATGTCACCCTGCCTGATGCATTTGTCACTAGTCCAGTTTCTTTAAAGTTAAatcaagtgtattttttttctatattctCTCATTAAACATACTTTTGTGATATTAAAAATACCTAAATGTAACTGTTTCCTTATATTATTAGCATAATGAGTATATATATGAGTAACAGACCCTCtatcaaaagtaaaaaaaaaaaacccacaaactGCACAACACAGTTCATATCaatatgtttattcattttaaaaacaagatgGGGATATTCTCAAAATGTGggcaaatatttaataaaaacaatcagtttCCCATCTGTCATTTCCTTGAGTGCACCTAATGGCAGATCAGTGGGGTCACAGCAAAAGTGTGTGTACTGCCTGTCTGGCTAACAAAAACCTTTAACTGGCGCACTACCAAAAAGTGAGTAGACACGGTCAGTGAGAAGTACCTAAAACAAGCCAAACTTTcaacttgtgtgtgtatgtaggacGGTCCTAAACTTgattgttcttttaaaatgGAATATTGCACTCCCCAGATTTAGAAATTCAAAGTAAAAATAGCATGgctcaaaaaaaaagaaaaaaaaagaaagaaaagaaaataaagtgTCCTGGCCCAAACCATACTCCTGAAAATTACAGAGAATAAATACAGCTGACATTTAAAACCCAGCATGAACCTAAATTAAAAATGACTTCAATctgggagaaaaaaaagctgTGTTTGAAAAGACGACTTTGGTCCTTTTCAGCgactaaaaatgtaaaaaattttaataaagcaAGAAACATCGACTTGACCATTTATCCAATTTATGTTAATTACAGCCAACAGTACACAATAATACATCTTTTATAATAATggttaaaataattcatttgaaaaaataacagaataaaAAGCTATCCCATGATTAGACTTTGGAAAAATCACAAAGGACTTCTGTTTGTTAAATCCGTGACTGGTACACTGGTAACCAGGAGGCCGCCATATTTGTGTGCTTTGACCTCTCTCATTTATACAGCTGGTGAATCCACAGATCAGGTTTCATTTGTTACATCGCTGTGATTGATTAGCCATGACTCAGAATAAAAATCATCACATTAATTACCCACATCTTTTTACTTTCTCCCCAAGGTGAATTTTCCACTAGTTGTGTACAACTGGCACGTTACTGGATGCAGCAGCTGTGACCATTGGCATCCCTGAACCGCAGCCGCATCTTAGGTCTGTATTTCTCGAGGTAAAGAAGCTGTTTGGAGTTAAAGGCTCCACGTCTCTTCCTGAAAACAGAACAGGAAACAGGTCAAAGGTAAAACAGATATGAGAACAAACCAGCCAGTGGTGTTTGTGCATGAGGACTACGTACTGCCTTATAAATTGCACTGCATCCTCGTACTTCATTCCACTCTCGATTAGGGCCAAAGCTACCAGAACAGGTGctctataaagaaaaaaaaaagttagactAAGATGTTAAGTCATGTTCAGTTTAGTCATATTCAGTAACTTCATTCCCGAGTATAGATGTAATGCTCATACACAAGGCTCTTATGAGATACAGTTACAAGAGTTTGGTCTGTTGTAATTTGTCAGATTAGGTGCCATTTATGCAGACTTCTGCAGTAATCAAGATGTTGCAAAACTAGCCATGAGTGCTTACATTTTGTCCAGACACTTTTGAAATCTTTTGAAACCAGCAGTTGTACACAGAAATAAGATCTACTGCAATAAGAAATTAGCTGACCATCGctgaaatgaataattaaattgtGGAATGCTGTTGTAACCTGTTTTCCATTTTCAGTTTATCAGTACATACAATACTACAAGAAAAAGGCTTTGCGGATCACCAAGGCATTTTCTGCAGAATGTAAGATAAGCTTTCTTCCTTTTGGTTAGTAGTGTTTTTCCCCCTGCCCTCCCCCATGAATGACATTTTGCCAAGCCTCTTTCTAATGGTGGAATTATAAAAGCTGAACTTCCTTGAGGTCTTTGAGCAAGGGCTGTACTTACttaaaaattcattattttgtgtCATTGTGTTCTAGGAGTAATTTTGATAAGCAATGTGTTTCCTTTACTGCCCTCCTGTAGTTACCCACATTTGATTCTAAACAAGCACATAGATGATGAAATGAACTTACCCTCCCTGTTCGAACAGCTGAACCTCTGGCAGTCTTAAGAAGATGACTAAAGACCCACCTCTTTCCCAAGCTGGGAACTAACCTGCACTTCTGTCCTTCTATCTATACTCTCTCCTGACAGGGTTTTATCAGATTAGTGTTTTTAgactgttgtttatttgtacGGTAAGGAAATGCTTTGGATACGAGCATCTTCTAAATCCTCTCAATGTCAATGTTCATAAAAGGAAGAATATTAATATACAAGTGTCAGAAACCAAAGATTTTACTCACCGGCCCAACCCTGCCACACAGTGCACGGCAATACAGCACCCTGGGTTATCACGGAACTTAGTCTTCACCAAGTTTAGCCAATCATCAACAATCTGGGTTGGAGGTGAAGCTCCATCATCAAAGGGCCAgtcctgtaaaataaaataaaaatcaatctcAAAACATCTATAGATAGGGCTGCAcaattaataacattttaataaatgcaatttAGCTCTCCTATTAAATAATTCTCAGAGTGGTGTGGATGGACAAGATTAGGAACAAATTTATGAGAGGGACAGCACAGTAAGATGTTTTAGAGCCTGGGTTAGGGAGGTGAGAATGAGACGGTTTGGGCGTGTGCAGCAGGAgaaaagtgctgagaatggagcCACCAGGCAGGAGGAACACCAATTCTGTATTAAACCCATTCATAAAGCGTGATGCAGTTATAACCTGAACAGAAAACAATTGATGTCTTTGcattatttaaatcattaacAAAACAATTCCTGATTACAATCACAGTCAGTATTAAGGTTGACTGAATGGTAAAACTCTGCATGTGTGAATGGGTTTGGCTGAATGGGAAACGAAATGTGGACTAATGTGCCAGGACAAAAGTCTAACAAGAGAATGTGAAAACTACAGAATAGGGAGAAGAAGGTAAAAAGATAAACAGATAATGAGGCTAGAAATATGAAAACAAAGGTGGAGGGTAAGAGTAGGAGGGAAGATGGAGAGATAACAGGGAGTCACATGGCAGTAAGAGataaaaggaaaataaaggGAGGACAGGTAAGCTCTCTGGAAAGCATCTCCCTCATGAATAATGCCCTGACCAGTCTCTGGTATAAATGTGTGGGTAACTGGATAACAAAAATCTGTGGCATATACAGCAAACAATAGTATTTTTATAGCTGGCCTGTAAAATATTTCCAATAAACGTAAAATGTTTTACAGACTTTGAGTAAATTCTTAAGCTAAGAGGAGTGAAGCTTGTGGATCATATGAAAGTGCAGTATCACTTAACatggattttaatgccatgtttaacacgtgtCAAAGGTCATATAATAGTACTCACTTACTTCCACTGGCTCACACTATGATGCAAATGCTTGGGTGCAGCAAGCATGTACATACTGTGGTATTACAGTGCCCCACCCACTGTATTGTTAAATTGCTGAAGTGTTAAGTAAGACCAAATTGTTGGGGTAGGTGAAAATGTGA contains:
- the ptp4a2b gene encoding protein tyrosine phosphatase type IVA 2, which translates into the protein MGRLANMNRPAAVEITYECMRFLITHCPTNNTLNKFTEELNKLEVNTLVRVCEATYDKGPVEREGIQVLDWPFDDGASPPTQIVDDWLNLVKTKFRDNPGCCIAVHCVAGLGRAPVLVALALIESGMKYEDAVQFIRQKRRGAFNSKQLLYLEKYRPKMRLRFRDANGHSCCIQ